The Gemmatimonadales bacterium nucleotide sequence CCGGTACTGGTGCGATGCCGTCGAGTTCGAGGAGGCGGTAGAGAGGGGACGGTGGGACGCAATCGACCTGTATCTGGGGGACCTCCTCGCGGGCTTTCATCTCTCGGATGCGCCCGGCTTTGAACGCTGGATGGAGGAGAGCCGGTTCCGGCTCCGTGACTGCGCCACCCGAGCCGCCTGGAACCTGACCGAACGTCCGCGGGCAGAGGCTCATCCGAATGAGGCCGTGCGATGGGCACGGCGGGCAAGTGGGCTATCGCCCTATGATGAGGTGGTATTCCGAAGGCTGATGACACTGCTCACGCGGGCCGGGGACCGCGCGGGCGCTGTCCTGGCCTACAAAGAGTTTGCACATCGCCTCTCGACCGACCTGGAGCTCGAGCCCTCGACCGAGACTGTCGCGCTGGTCCAGGCGATCCGGGCGCAGAACGGACGCCGACTCGAGCTCAGGATTCCT carries:
- a CDS encoding BTAD domain-containing putative transcriptional regulator; the encoded protein is MTLALAAPTAIELRLLGGLSLRTTGRAGAAILAQPKRLALLAYLATATPRGFHRRDSLLALFWPEADQDHARTSLRKALHLLRQELGPELIQNRGDEEVGLAPDRYWCDAVEFEEAVERGRWDAIDLYLGDLLAGFHLSDAPGFERWMEESRFRLRDCATRAAWNLTERPRAEAHPNEAVRWARRASGLSPYDEVVFRRLMTLLTRAGDRAGAVLAYKEFAHRLSTDLELEPSTETVALVQAIRAQNGRRLELRIPLARGLRSHSSPTP